The following coding sequences are from one Triticum dicoccoides isolate Atlit2015 ecotype Zavitan chromosome 4A, WEW_v2.0, whole genome shotgun sequence window:
- the LOC119284568 gene encoding solute carrier family 25 member 44-like: MSFSVAGMEKERGAAAAVEEIRRLPAEVNWEMLDKSRFFVLGAALFSGVSAALYPAVVVKTHLQVAPPPQAAAATVRAILGRDGLRGFYRGFGASLAGTVPARALYMAALEATKSSVGSAAVRFGVSEPAASAVASAAAGVSAAVAAQVVWTPVDVISQRLMVQTSAACRYAGGADAFRKILAADGVRGLYRGFGLSIITYAPSNAVWWASYAMAQRFAWRVVGADRSESYPALMAVQGASAAVAGGAAALVTMPLDTVKTRLQVMETDAAVARPTLGSTMRGLLKEGGWAACYRGLGPRWGSMSLSAATMVTTYELLKRLSAKEGSLG; encoded by the coding sequence ATGAGCTTCAGCGTTGCGGGCATGGAGAAGgagcgcggcgcggcggcggcggtggaggagatCCGGCGCCTACCGGCGGAGGTCAACTGGGAGATGCTCGACAAGTCCCGCTTCTTCGTCCTCGGCGCCGCGCTCTTCTCCGGCGTCTCCGCCGCGCTCTACCCGGCCGTCGTCGTCAAGACGCACCTGCAGGTCGCGCCGCCCCcgcaggccgccgccgccaccgtcaggGCCATCCTCGGCCGCGACGGCCTCCGGGGCTTCTACCGCGGCTTCGGCGCCTCGCTGGCCGGCACCGTCCCCGCGCGCGCGCTCTACATGGCCGCGCTCGAGGCCACCAAGAGCTCCGTCGGGTCCGCGGCCGTCCGGTTCGGCGTCTCCGAGCCCGCGGCGTCGGCGGTCGCCTCGGCCGCGGCGGGGGTCTCGGCCGCCGTCGCCGCGCAGGTGGTGTGGACCCCGGTCGACGTCATCAGCCAGCGGCTGATGGTCCAGACCTCCGCCGCCTGCCGCTACGCCGGCGGCGCGGACGCGTTCCGGAAGATCCTCGCGGCCGACGGCGTCCGCGGCCTGTACCGCGGCTTCGGCCTCTCCATCATCACCTACGCGCCGTCCAACGCGGTGTGGTGGGCGTCCTACGCCATGGCGCAGCGCTTCGCGTGGCGCGTGGTGGGCGCGGACCGCTCCGAGAGCTACCCGGCCCTGATGGCCGTGCAGGGCGCCAGCGCGGCCGTGGCCGGGGGCGCGGCGGCGCTGGTGACCATGCCGCTGGACACGGTGAAGACGCGGCTGCAGGTGATGGAGACGGACGCGGCGGTGGCGCGGCCGACGCTGGGGAGCACCATGCGGGGCCTGCTCAAGGAGGGCGGGTGGGCAGCGTGCTACCGCGGGCTGGGGCCGAGGTGGGGCTCCATGTCGCTCTCCGCCGCCACAATGGTCACCACCTACGAGCTCCTCAAGCGGCTGTCGGCCAAGGAGGGCTCCCTGGGCTAG